Genomic DNA from Corylus avellana chromosome ca4, CavTom2PMs-1.0:
agaaagaacaataaCTAGGAGAGAACAATAGAAtagctctattttttatttttttcaaaaaaaaagagattctattttattttattttttgggttgtcTATATGGGCGGCCAAGGAGCTCATTAGGAATGATCGGCCACTTCAATACAACAATGGAGCAATCACTATCAGTGCTAATTGGGGTGGTTGTGACTATCTCTAATGGTATCAGGAGTGGTACAATTACCGCTTGTGCTTTTGTTGGAGGTGGTTCGTCCCTcacattttgacttttttaaaaaaaataaataaataattacaaaatattgactttttgagaaataatttttaaagctatgatatttttaaaaatttggacaaaataTGATTCGATGCCAGCGAAAAAGCTGTCATTCGTATGTTGTCATTTAGAATAAAAGGTTAAAGAATATGAATGGGCATTCCATTCAAACTTCTTCTATTCTTAATaatactcatttttatttttaattaaggaaTCATCTTTCGTAGCATCAATTATCAATCACAACCAAACTAATCCCTATTTTATTAACCATCACGATTATGATTCACTAAAACCCAACCACACCTCCCCGCCCCCAACTTTACTAACTATTGAATTAAGACGAACAAGTGTCAATTACTAATTGAAGCTCTTCTTGTGGCAGGTAgctaaccatatatatttttctatatctTTGGATAATATTACAAATTACCGCCTAGCCTGTATCATATCATTAACTTAGTAATGAAAGTGATACAACTTTGCGTAAAATTCACTCTTAAAAAGTCAACCTGTAAAGGAAAGGTGttcaaaaaattatgtatataCATAGTTAAGCTTGTACTTAAGATATATAGAACACTTATGATCGTAATATATCCCCACACTTCCAAGTCTAAAGTTTACGGTGGCCCACTCTATTCTATAGGTCCCTCCATGACTCGAATGCGTGACATGGAAGATGGATCTGATATCAAAACATACAAATCTTGAACAAAACTCGCACTTAAAAACTGACTTGCAAGGAAATGGTGTTGATCAATAGCTTTTTTATATgataataacttctataaggtcttggcacaaaccaagaCCTTTGTATCCTCTCAATATGAGGATGACAAATCAGTGTGGAACACCGtaacaaaaataagcaaaaacacctaatttttttcatcaagaCCTCATATGCGTTAAAATAAAAGATCTTCtagaataattttttcatattcttcCTACTTAGACCCACCGCTAACCACCATTCCCGCTGCCGGCCAGGCTAGATCATGTCGAAGACGACATCGACCGGTCCTATCTCTattgccggagagagagagagagagagagagatgctaGTGCCATCTAGATTTGGGCTGATCTGGACCGGCTAGCTCAAATCATGTCAGAAATGACGCTAGCCAGTTTGATCTCAACtgctagagagagagatgacgATGCCGTCTAGATCTGGGCTAATCTGGACCGGCCAACGTGATATGGACTGGTTGGCATTGTCTCCGGCGTGATCTAGGTTAGCCGATGGTGGGTATGGTGGTTGGCGGTGGGTCCAAGTAGGAATATAAAAAGTTTATTCTAGAAGATCTTAGGTTTTAACGCATATGAGGtcttggtgaaaaaaaaaaaaattatgagtttttgcttatttttgttatggtgTTTCATGTTGATTTCCCATACTTTTATTGGAGAGTACAAAGGTCTTAATTTATGTCAAGGccttatagaaattattctatatatatatatatatatatatatatagttaagtTGTATTTAAGTGatataaaatactcaaaacCGTGACAAAAAGCATTACGAATTATACATTAGAGCAGCTTAAGTGATAGCCAAGGGCTAGAAGCTCACTTGTAATGTAATAACAGTCAAATTCATCCAAACTATGTGAAAGTCATGATAAGGTTTTTCTAACTTCCACCGCAAGGCCaatcttcttttgttttgattaatcAATACTAGTCCCAAGAAAGACGTTTGtgatattacaatttttagtataacttttttataaatttattatttatacgACAGTCCATATTTCAGAGATTAACGTGACAAGTGCCACTTATTGTTATATCAGTTTGCAAACATGTAAATGACATATAAACTGACACGTGACGGTCCATTTAaagtaggaaaaaatatattaaaatgtatAAGAAAGTATTTTGTAGACCTTCGTGGTACATAACGTGTCAAAGTTATGTTTGAATATTTTCCTCGACATTTTTGAAGCCACAGTTATTCTTGGCAAACTGGTGGTTGTATAAGTAAAACTAAAATTGATTACCACCGTCGTCCGTACGTCCAACTGTTTGACAAATGGACTCCTGTGAATCTGTGACTTTGAAAGGACCATTCTGCAAAATTTTATTCCAactattttaacattttaaaaccAAAACATTCTAAACCAAACCAAGTGTCGGTTGAATAGCTGATGATAAGGTTTCCTTTCTCATGCGCCCGAATATCCAATTTCGCAAAGAAAATGGCCAAATAGTAAATAGCTCGTGGGCAACATGGATGTGAAATTGGTAAATATCGGATAGGGACTCCCAAAGCTTTCTTCATTTAGAGGAGaaaggttttattttattttttattttttttaaaaaaaaagagacggGAAAACGTAGAATTATTTCGTGTACTCACTTCAAGGCACTCCTCACACGAATTGGGCGAGAATTGGTTTCGACGTTGGCGTGatcccaaaaaaattgtttgcatttaaaaaaatttaaactttaaaccTGATGTGAATGGCACTAAGTCTAACGCTCACCCATGCATTATGAACCACTCCTTTTGGTACTCGAACGCAAACATAACGCTTCAAAGAAAAGAACGGATaggtaattctagatcttgatcagtttatcaaagatctaagaattcttctaaaaataatAGATAGAGTATATCTAAAGTTTGAAGGACAAAAATGAATAAACtgaactctgagtattctcattgaTAAAAACTGATTCATAAACAACAACTACGTTTTTGGAggctataaacatgtatttataagCCCCCAAATCCTAACCCTAAAGATAATACAAAACTAACTCGAATTTGCGATTTTACGGAGCTTGTCCGAAGACGGCCACAAACAGTAattctaaaaatacaaaaataacataaggCGTTCATACTTACAACAGACAAACCCCAAACGAGGACTCTCGAGTTGATGACCGTCCGAACAGGCTGCAGATGAAATTGCAGATGAGgcattccaatctacatcacaATGACTCTGCCTTGTATGGCTACCTAAAAACAAAGATTTGCGAGTGTTTGATGACAATAATGGGAATGAACATGTGCATGTGACACAAGGTGGAAAAAATACAACATGTCAATTATTTACCAACAAAGTTTTAATAGTTGTGCTTAAATTGGCAACCACTAGTGGGAAAATTATGGGTGtaacttttactatttcacGTGATACCAGAGCGCTACTGCTATTATATATACCTAACAATTCAGTAGCCGCTGAAATTTAAGTCCCGTTGGCGGTGGGCGTTGAGAAGTAGCTTTTGCTTGCacgcttttcttcttctttttctttctattccctgtttcttcttttttacatTACTTATTCACCATGCCTCACTTCTAATTAAAGCAATAAAGACTAGTTACTGCATTATatcttttgagatttttttttttttttttttgcaaatcaaccattgaatccTCCATCCACCCAAACCATGCACCCCTCCGCAACCATCTTAATTCGCCCGTTCCTCTTTCTCTCAACGATCATTGCTGCCACACACCGGCTTGGTGTGCGTGAGCTACACGTATCACCGTTCTTTTTGGCTCCTTCCGATGGATCTGAAGCTTCTCAACCTCCGCTCTAGTCTTGtagagccttttttttttttttttttttaattttttaacttttttcacaATATGTGGTAGTGACTCTTTTACCGAccatacatatattttttagtttctcCAACTCTTTCTACATTAGGCCTGAAACTAAAAATTCTTTGGTGCCTTCTTTTACACCCACAACTTTCATCATGAGCCGCTACAAACCTATAACGAGCATTGTTAGTATTCACGTTTGCTTCTTCCATTGGAGCTATGAAATGGATTAATAATGCAATTGATAGtgtgctttctttttttttttttatgtatttgttttggttatctctaattttcttattttgtttaggTTGCTGTTATAATGTCTTGTTTCACTTAtctatattaaaaataaaaagcaataaaGGGTAGCCAGGAGCTTAAAACTTCTTGATCATTAATGACTAAAAAATTTCCCATTTACAGGGTGGAAGGAAGGAACATGATACACTCCATTTCCTAGTTTTTCTGTTAACATTAATAGCATTAAATATATATCAAAGTTCtcataaataaatcaaatacaAGTGAGGCTAGCTAAGACCAATAATTAATAGCTAGAAATAAATGTGacaactaaaatttaaaaaaaaaaaatgttatttctaATTCTCTCACCCACATGTAAAAACAAATGGAAGAAATCTCAAGAGGTCCTCATGTATGACTTTTTATCAAATCATTTtctaagatttaaattttattgatttactACTTTAAGTTAAGATATCAATTGTTATCAAATAGTTCCTTTTGTCCACGTTATCGTTATGTCATGTCATGTCATACTCTATCAAAAAGCAACACAACTTACGAGTCTCCatttccattaataaaaaaaaaaaaaattaaagaaaaaaaattataattataaatataaaatatttaaaaaaaaaaaaaaaaaacccaccttttgtcctttttctttttatattaataattttaatttttttctttttctttttgattattttattaaaattgtcACGTGTCACTTTTTAATTGAGTATGACACGACAGTCTGACAACATCATTAGAAATTTatcgaaataatctatttaattacaattataaataaataaaatatagacaTCAGACAgtaatttgacaaaatttacaCTGGGTACCTCTACCtgtttttcccaaaaaaaataaaaataaaatagtaaaaaactTTATCAATTATCCAAAGGTGGTATCTTTAATCAACTCATCATGAACCCATCACCAACCATCAACTAtcagttactttttttttttttttctttttctttctggttatgttttttctttttctttctggttATGTTATATGAAGTTAGCACTTAGCAGTTAGAACTGTAAGGAGTAAGGGATTTGGTGCTTGAGAGCCAAGTATATTGTCAAGTGCTCTTTATCTAGAAACTATATTTTggaattattaaaaataatttatttattgtcaaGATAAAGAGAATATCTTATAAAGATAATCCAAAAAATTCTCATGATGGAGACCTCCATATGTAGCCCTTTTCacctaaaaataatcaaataatctttttaaaatattatttttaaggatataataattaatattcttttatattttgctacgagttttttataaattaacataataatTTACATGACACTTATTTTCATAGAATATAGACTGATGTGTGAATTTGTAAAGAATTATAATAAACATTCGTCCACatgggatagctcaatcggctgtggaccataCCTCATGAAAcgaaagttactagttcgaatcttcgctgcccctttccttgtgtggacatgtcaaaaaataataataataataataaaatttctattaaaaacatttaaggaatttattttaaaaagtgttcaATCATATGaatctatttgattaaaaaataatttcgatatttttccttaataaCCAATATCTCGTGAGATGACGAAAAGAAACAACCAAAGGATTTTATCTTTCCCTCTCCAATAAATAACGGACAAAGTACGCTCGTTTTGCCCCGTATTGTAGGCGCACATCCCTCGCTCTCTCTGTCCATCTCTCTCTAGAAGCTCTGTCTTGTTACTCTGCTCTGAGCTTCACAAATTCACAACCCAAATCGTTTTCATGCGTTTCCCACAACAATTTTCGATCCAAAAGCTCCATAATCACTTGCTGTTTCTATGTTTCTTCAATACATTAAGGTAAGGTACCCCCTCCAAGTGTTCGattagctttttttattttgtttaattttttatgaaattttaaattatttttgtgatggGTGTATTCTACTAAAGAAGAACAGAGTAATTTTGGTTTGCTTTTTTTTCTATAtgttattttgtgatttttatttattaaaaaaaaaatgatacccatcgatttttttttttccgaaaacTTGAATTAAGTTTCTATTTTTAGCTAAGATATGATTTGGAATTTTACATGAGGACGGTTTGGCTATTGAATATCTTGAATATCATTGATTGGGATTTTAATTATTGTGAAGAATTCCGAAGCTTCTTGTTCGGATTTATGTtaattatttccctttttttcttttgtttttttaattactttttcagGTTCTTTAGTTTTATACAATAAAACCCCGCGTAAAAACTCGCGCAAATCTCGAACCTTTTATTACGTGAAGATTTGCGCCTTTTTCTGAAGGTTAccatctctcactctctctctctctctctctctctatatatatatatatatatatatgtgtgtgtgtgtgtgtgtgtgtgtgtgtgactgCCGAGAAACCgtgagaaaggaaaagaaaataacttgTGTAAGTCGGCGATTATTTatctctattatttatttatttatttatgttgcTTTGATCTATTAATATACATGGAGTAACATTTGCGAGTTCATTTAGAAAAACGTAATATTTGCGAGTTTAGTCATTAATATATACGTGAGTGTGGATTTTTGTCTTTAACACTTGTTTCTTTGGCCAATCTCATTCTCcaactactatttttctttttaatttaatacatctacgttttttttttttttttgggggggggggggcgtACACGTTCAGTGCTGTTACTATAATGGATAAAGGCTGTTGCCCATTTCAATCTCCAGAGTTCCTTGAATGACACGTAAGACCTTTGATAGATTCATACAATTTTCAGTAATTTATCTGGGTTTCAGGGTTTGGTATTCCTAGCTTGTGAAGTTTCCTGGCTGATGGGTTTAAGATTTACCGGTATTGGTCTTTGTGGGCATGGAAGAAACCTGTAACCTCAAAGCAAAGCAACTTTGTGAATGTTCTGCAAGTCATACAGGATGACCTATGCAGTTGATTCTTTCCCTGTTTGATACCATaggggtttttgttttgtttatttacgtttttttgccattttcttGTCTGAAGAAGTTTGACAATATGATGCAACCCTGAGATACCATTTaagcaactatatatatagattggtTTCAGACATGTTCATTGTTAAATTAATGTCATCATTAAATACCATGcgaattattatttctttatttacaaTGAATTACTGCTTCTTTAATCTCTTTCTATCTTTTATGCAGATCTTTGATTGAAATTTGATAATTATACTACATAAACCCCTAGTAGTTGATGGCTTCACCGGACCTTGACTCTTCCTGGCCATCCTCGACTGGTGAATCCTTCTGCGGATATTTAAATATACACCTAGAGGAAGATAATCCAGCCGAAATTTTACCTGTGCTGGAAGTTTCCACATCTTCTGTAGCCTCTAAATGTAATATTCCCAACCCACCTTCTCTACCTGGTAAATCATGTAGTAGAAACAAATATTCCAATAGGCTTTCGGAGCGTAGCTCTGTCCCAAAGGAAACAAAAGATACATGGGACAAGCTTTTCAAGGAAGGATATGGTTCAGATGTCTATATTATTACAGAGGACAAATCATATATTCAGGCTCATTCCAGTGTTCTGGTGAGTTACTGAACTTtgcctttccttctttttaaatttgaatagcCCTATTTCTATTGTAGGCCATGCCTTAATATCGCGAATTTTTTGACTTGAAAAGATTATATTGAAGAAATTGCTGAAAAAAGAGAGGCTGGAactaatgaaaatataattcCATCACATGTAAATTCCCATATCATTATATTTTGGTTGCTGAGGAAATTTTGAGGAGGGTTGCGGCTAAAGGCTTATCCACTGTATTTTTCATTGTGTAGAGTGTTGCATCACCAGTGCTGCAGAATATTCTGCAGCAAGCAAAAGTTAAGAATGGTATGAAATACATCAAGATTCCTGGGGTGCCTTCTCAAGCAGTCTATGTTTTCACTCGTTTTCTTTACTCATCCTGGTAGGTTGGAGGTGTCCTTTTGCATCCCCCATTTTCACTCGCAGGTAGCTATTCTGGCTAAAGTTCTCAAAAGTTATTTCTTCTTAAATATCCTAATGCAGCtatgaagaggaagaaatgaaGCAGTTTGTTCTCCATTTGTTGGTTATGTCACACTCCTACTCAGTTCCATCACTGAAAAGAGTTTGTATATATGTTCTGGAGCAAGGCTGGCTGACCAAAGAAAACGTGATAGATGTGCTTCAATTGGCAAGGAACTGTGATGCACCGCGGCTCTCCCTCATTTGCATTCGTATAATTGTCGGGGACTTCAAAACTATATCTTCAACTGAAGCTTGGAAAGTAATGAAGCTTTCTAGTCCTGAACTTGAACAAGAGCTTCTAGAGTGCGTTGTTGAGGCAGATTCCGTAAGTCAGTTCCTGTTCTTTGTTCAAAccagtttattttatttctgtcttctttttaagaaaacatgCCAAGGTTGCATCAAAACCTACATCTGTCATGAAGAAGGCGCAGAAacattatatttaataaatctTATTTCTGAGCTATGTTTCTTCACATATTAGTATAGAAGGTTTTGTACTCTTTTCTTCCGATGGGCACCTTTTAACTTTCCATTGTTGAATATGAAGTCTTATGTTCTTGACAATTATCAGCTGGACTTTGTCTCATATTAATCATCTTTGGCTTACCAGTCCAAGAACTGCTATAATTCCTGACTCATTTAAGGTTTTCTTATGATCTAGACACATTAGTATGAGTACACATGCTCACATATATGGCATTAATCAACAATTTTTAATGCACAGACTTCATAGAGTTAATAATAAAGTCAATCAGGTGATATTGTTATCCATTTATTCTATATTTACTCTTTTCGGTCAGTCTTAAAGTTTAGGATCTTTGTTTTGATCTTTTGTTTCAGAGCAAACAAGAGCGGTcgaagaaaatgg
This window encodes:
- the LOC132179786 gene encoding BTB/POZ and TAZ domain-containing protein 3; the protein is MASPDLDSSWPSSTGESFCGYLNIHLEEDNPAEILPVLEVSTSSVASKCNIPNPPSLPGKSCSRNKYSNRLSERSSVPKETKDTWDKLFKEGYGSDVYIITEDKSYIQAHSSVLSVASPVLQNILQQAKVKNGMKYIKIPGVPSQAVYVFTRFLYSSCYEEEEMKQFVLHLLVMSHSYSVPSLKRVCIYVLEQGWLTKENVIDVLQLARNCDAPRLSLICIRIIVGDFKTISSTEAWKVMKLSSPELEQELLECVVEADSSKQERSKKMEEKKVYFQLHEAMEALLHICRDGCRTIGPRDKVLKGSLVACGFPACKGLETLVRHFSSCKTRVPGGCVHCKRMWQLLELHSRMCNEPDSCKVPLCRHFKEKMQQQMKKDEAKWKLLVSKVIAAKNLLGPFSGRRSGLL